The following are from one region of the Haliaeetus albicilla chromosome 24, bHalAlb1.1, whole genome shotgun sequence genome:
- the GRM2 gene encoding metabotropic glutamate receptor 2 — protein MAVPLAAWLWLMRLATCLAAGHGMAGKKEISMDGDLVIGGLFPVHEKGVGSEDCGKINEHRGIQRLEAMLFALDEINKDGSILPGVKLGAHILDTCSKDTYALEQSLDFVRASLTRVDGSEHICPDGSYAVHDDVPTAITGVIGGSYSDVSIQVANLLRLFQIPQISYASTSAKLSDKSRYDYFARTVPPDFYQAKAMAEILRFFNWTYVSTVASEGDYGETGIEAFEQEARMRNICIATSEKVGRSMNKKTYDGVVRALLQKPNARVVVLFTRSEDARELLAAAQRANVSFTWVASDGWGALESVVAGSEAVAEGAITIELAAYPIKEFAAYFRNLNPYNNSRNPWFREFWEQKFKCSFHTQDCSRYSLKTGKFEPESKITFVVNAVYAMAHSLHNMHQALCPNATKLCDAMKPVNGKRFYKDYMLNVNFDAPFRPADTKSVVRFDRYGDGIGRYNIFNYHYMDGRYRYQKVGYWAEGLILNTSLIPWAETSIPVSQCSDPCKKNEIKSMQPGDICCWICIPCQPYEYLLDEFTCMDCGLGYWPNETLNGCYELPQEYIRWKDVWAIGPVTISCLGFISTLFVFGVFMKNNDTPIVKASGRELCYILLTGVLMCYSMTFIFIAKPSTEVCTLRRLGLGTSFAVCYSALLTKTNRIARIFSGVKEGVQRPRFISPTSQVVICMALISCQLIIVIIWLLVETPGTGKETEPDKRYIVTLKCNNRDSNMLISLTYNVLLIVLCTVYAFKTRKCPENFNEAKFIGFTMYTTCIIWLAFLPIFYVTSSDYRVQTTTMCISVSLSGTVVLGCLFTPKLHIILFQPQKNVASHRVGTARFSVAAAGSSQSHGSASQYVPTVCNGREVVDSTTSSL, from the exons ATGGCGGTCCCCTTGGCCGCCTGGCTGTGGCTGATGCGCCTGGCCACCTGCCTGGCCGCCGGGCATGGCATGGCTGGCAAGAAGGAGATCAGCATGGATGGGGACCTGGTGATTGGGGGCCTCTTCCCCGTCCATGAGAAAGGAGTGGGGAGCGAAGACTGCGGCAAGATCAACGAGCACCGGGGCATCCAGCGCCTGGAGGCCATGCTCTTCGCCCTGGACGAGATCAACAAGGACGGGAGCATCCTGCCAGGGGTGAAGCTGGGCGCCCACATCCTTGACACCTGCTCCAAGGACACCTACGCCCTCGAGCAGTCCCTCGACTTTGTCCGTGCCTCCCTCACCAGGGTGGATGGCTCCGAGCACATCTGCCCCGATGGCTCCTACGCCGTCCACGATGACGTGCCCACTGCCATCACTGGCGTCATCGGGGGCTCCTACAGCGATGTTTCCATCCAG GTGGCCAACCTGCTGCGGCTCTTCCAGATCCCACAGATCAGCTATGCCTCCACCAGCGCCAAGCTCAGTGATAAGTCCCGCTACGACTACTTCGCCCGCACCGTCCCGCCAGACTTCTACCAAGCCAAAGCCATGGCGGAGATCCTCCGCTTTTTTAACTGGACTTACGTCTCCACTGTGGCCTCGGAGGGTGACTACGGGGAGACAGGGATTGAGGCCTTTGAGCAAGAAGCCCGCATGCGCAACATCTGCATTGCCACCTCGGAGAAGGTGGGGCGCTCCATGAACAAGAAGACCTACGACGGGGTGGTCCGGGCTCTGCTGCAGAAGCCCAATGCCAGAGTGGTTGTGCTGTTCACCCGAAGCGAAGATGCCCGGGAGCTGCTGGCGGCTGCCCAGAGAGCCAACGTGTCCTTCACGTGGGTGGCCAGTGATGGGTGGGGAGCCCTAGAGAGCGTGGTGGCCGGGAGCGAAGCTGTGGCGGAGGGAGCCATCACCATCGAGCTGGCAGCCTACCCCATTAAGGAGTTTGCCGCCTACTTCCGTAACCTCAACCCCTACAATAACAGCCGAAATCCCTGGTTTCGGGAGTTTTGGGAGCAGAAGTTCAAGTGCAGCTTCCACACGCAGGACTGTAGCCGGTACTCCCTCAAGACAGGCAAGTTTGAGCCAGAGTCCAAGATCACGTTCGTGGTCAATGCAGTCTATGCCATGGCTCACTCTCTCCACAACATGCACCAGGCGCTGTGCCCCAATGCCACCAAGCTCTGTGACGCCATGAAGCCCGTCAATGGCAAGAGGTTCTACAAGGACTATATGCTCAATGTTAATTTTGATG cGCCATTCAGGCCAGCAGACACCAAGAGCGTTGTTCGATTCGACCGCTATGGCGATGGGATCGGGCGCTACAACATCTTCAACTATCACTACATGGATGGGCGGTATCGGTATCAGAAGGTGGGCTACTGGGCTGAGGGGCTCATCCTCAACACCAGCCTCATCCCATGGGCCGAGACCTCCATCCCTGTGTCCCAGTGCAGCGATCCCTGCAAGAAGAATGAGATAAAGAGCATGCAGCCTGGAGACATATGCTGCTGGATCTGCATCCCCTGCCAGCCCTATGAGTATTTGCTGGATGAGTTCACCTGCATGGACTGCGGTCTTGGTTACTGGCCCAATGAGACCCTGAATGGCTGCTATGAGTTGCCCCAAGAGTACATCCGCTGGAAAGACGTCTGGGCCATCGGTCCTGTCACTATCTCTTGCCTGGGATTTATCTCCACTCTCTTTGTTTTCGGAGTCTTCATGAAGAACAATGACACTCCCATCGTGAAGGCCTCTGGCCGGGAGCTCTGCTACATTCTCCTGACTGGGGTCCTCATGTGCTACAGCATGACCTTCATCTTCATCGCAAAGCCCTCCACTGAGGTGTGCACGCTCCGACGCCTGGGGCTGGGCACGTCCTTCGCCGTCTGCTATTCGGCCCTCTTGACCAAGACGAATCGCATCGCCAGGATCTTCAGCGGGGTGAAGGAGGGGGTCCAGCGCCCCCGGTTCATAAGCCCCACATCACAGGTGGTCATCTGCATGGCCCTCATCTCTTGCCAGCTGATTATCGTCATCATCTGGCTGCTGGTGGAAACCCCCGGCACGGGCAAGGAGACTGAGCCTGACAAGAGGTACATCGTCACCCTCAAGTGCAACAACCGCGATTCCAACATGCTCATTTCGCTTACCTACAATGTCCTCTTGATTGTCCTCTGCACGGTCTATGCCTTCAAGACACGGAAATGCCCCGAAAACTTCAACGAGGCCAAGTTTATTGGGTTCACCATGTACACAACCTGCATCATCTGGCTGGCCTTCCTGCCCATCTTCTACGTGACCTCCAGCGACTACCGA